In the genome of Chryseobacterium arthrosphaerae, one region contains:
- a CDS encoding SAM-dependent methyltransferase: protein MLFLLPAYLSENTSINHFSSVIKDYIMQTDYFFVENEKTARKVVKFFAPEKKQADLKLFLLDKYTENADIKEAQELMLKGQDFGLLSEAGLPCIADPGNLIVKWCHEKNIRVIPVSGPSSIILALISSGFNGQEFTFHGYLPIDKGEKKRQIVNLEGLVQKTGYSQIFMETPYRNNQLFEDLCKFLSPNTKLCIAANINDPEHEFIKTKTIKEWQKQKPELHKIPAVFVLGK from the coding sequence ATGCTTTTCTTACTCCCTGCTTATTTATCAGAAAATACGTCTATTAACCATTTCTCTTCTGTTATAAAGGATTATATCATGCAGACTGATTATTTCTTTGTAGAGAATGAAAAAACAGCCAGAAAAGTGGTGAAGTTTTTTGCCCCGGAGAAAAAACAGGCTGATCTGAAATTGTTTCTGCTGGATAAATATACAGAGAACGCAGACATCAAAGAAGCTCAGGAACTGATGCTGAAAGGGCAGGACTTCGGACTGTTATCAGAAGCAGGTCTGCCGTGCATTGCCGACCCCGGAAATCTGATCGTAAAATGGTGCCATGAGAAAAACATCAGGGTGATTCCGGTCTCAGGTCCTTCATCCATTATCCTTGCCTTAATTTCCAGTGGGTTCAACGGGCAGGAATTTACGTTCCACGGATACCTTCCTATTGATAAAGGAGAGAAAAAAAGGCAGATTGTAAACCTGGAAGGTCTGGTTCAGAAAACCGGATACTCACAGATTTTTATGGAAACACCCTACAGAAATAATCAGCTGTTTGAAGACCTTTGCAAGTTTTTATCACCCAATACAAAGCTTTGTATTGCAGCCAACATCAATGACCCGGAACACGAATTCATCAAAACAAAAACCATAAAGGAATGGCAGAAGCAGAAACCTGAACTTCACAAGATTCCTGCCGTATTTGTATTGGGAAAATAA